GATGTACCGGAAAGCTTCAGAACGTTGATCGTGTTCCCCATAGAAGTGCTTGCCAAATATCTAGAATCTGGAGAAAAAGTAACTTTTGTTATAGTAGATTCATGTACTCTTGGAACCAACTGAACAAGCTTTAGCTTTTCAACGCTGACGATGGCAACCAAGTTATCGTTAGATGATAATGCAACGAACTTCTTATTTGGGGAGACATCCATCGATGTTATTCCATTCAAATCGAACATGAAGGATGCtgtttttaaaattttaacACCTTTGGAACTCACACCTAGTTTTAACAAGGAAACTCCATCAGAGTTCGATAATGATGCTGCCACTAATAGCGTATTGTCATTGAGAAACCTGATATTAGAAAGAACAAgatttttatcaaaatccGTTTTCCTTGCTACAAAATTTCCGTCCCTAACAGACGCTACTTCCAAAGAATTAGAAGTGATATATGACAAAAGAATACCGTTAGGGGCGAAGTGCAAATCATTAACTTCCCTACCCGTTTCAATTTCGTAATTTTCCGTCAAATTACGCGGGTCAATGATTCTTATCACAGTGGGCACTTCAGAGGACGCAATTGCAGCTACTGTGGCCCTTTGATTAATGTAAACAAACTTAGTGAAAACGGATGGGTCTGTAGTTCTGTTGAAATCAATACTGGCCACGAATTTTAGATGTTCTTGTTCAAACACAAACTTCCTCAAGTGGTGGTTAACGTTCTCCATGGAGGAATCATTAAACAGTTCATTGCAACCAACTAGAATCAGGTTATTATTACAATCCAATGAAGTGGGCGCATCGTCAATCGAATCTAATGTGATCTCACGAAACCTTCTAAtgtgtttctttttctggaAGTTCACCTTTAAAGCTGTAATTTTGTTTGGAAACGAGGAATTGAACTGGCCTCCACCACCAGCCACCAGTAGAGTGCCTTCATTTATAAATTTAGCACCATATATCGGATATCCGACGTCATAGTTTGCAGAGTTGCCACTCATTATTATGCTAGTTTTTCTAAGTTTAAAAggagagaaaaaaaaggaagagagGACGTATCGTAGGGAATTGTGATGCTTGTTGACAAACAGCCTCCGTCGATCGAAGCAGCTATAAGCGTAGGTTACTTGAAGCGTTCACAGTTCTCATTTACACTGTACAATTCTCGAGatataaatgaaaattactacaaccaagaaaaaaggacaGGAGGGCTAAAAGGATAATAAAATAGGGCAGTTACAAATGTGGTCAAAAATACTAGGGCTCAAAATTGCTAAGTAAGGGCTTGACAGATGTAACATAATACGAAATAAACTGGATATCGTTTAATAATTATCAAGGTGATTTAAATCGTAAATACATAGGCTGGGCCATATACACTAACATGTGTCGTGACCAATGTGCAGCAGATAGACTTGCTCATTAAATATATTCCAGGTAGGATTCTCTAagggtttttttttttctctatagctgtcacttttttttttttctcttatcAATCACAGATATAATAAGCATAACATcggaaagaaaataatgatagGGCAAAAGGGAAAGCATTTCCAGTTGAATACAGTATCTCTACTATATTGTTGTTCGCTGAAGACAGCCGTTTCCGGAAAAAAGTGATTGTGTGATCGCAGTTACCCGCACCTTTGTTCAACAGTACATAATAAGAATCTGTAGATATAGATGAACTTTCTCTATTACATAAGACTAGCCTAAAAGCCTTGTTTCTATCATTTAAAGGCTTTTGAGACACTCAAATCAGTGTCAACCTTTTGGATAAGTCAAAGAAAGTACGCCGCTGCTCAGAAAATTGTTATCGTGATTGAGAACTGATCTAGGCATTACAATTAAAGGAAACAAGGGAAATATTCTATTGAATGTTGCATAAAAGCCCTTCAAGAAAGAGATTTGCTTCTCCTTTGCATCTAGGATGCATTCTAACGCTTACAGTGCTCTGCCTTATTGCTTACTACTTTGCTTTACCGGATTATTTATCGGTAGGGAAGAGCTCATCCAGGGGTGCCATGGATCAAAAATCTGATGGAACCTTTAGACTTAAGTCTATCTACAGGCATGGCGTCGGAGCAAACCATCGGCTACACCAGAGGCTGGAGGTCACTCCAGAAGTTATTTCTGCCGCTGGAATGCTGTATCAAGAAACCACAACTCAAGGACAGGATTTCGAAGACCAAGAACCCCTATGGACTACTAATGCCGAATATGCCACCACTAACCCATTCGATTTTGAGTTTGAGCTACGAAGGATGCCGCTATTGATGAAGCGGATGAAGGAAAGAGATCCTGAATTCATAGAGTCGTACATTTACGGAGAAACATACATGACGGAGGAGGAAGAACACGCCATGTGGATAGATGATGACATTGTGGCACCCAATATCACAGATAGAGGTACAGTAGTGTCGTTAGCATTAATGTCGTCTAATGCTTACGTGAGAATACCGCAAACGGGAGACTGGCGTAACGTCACGGAGCCGTGGAATGAAACAGAGCCGGAAGATTTTGGTTGGGATGGTGATGGTATACGTGGTCACGTCTTTTACAATGAAGTGGAGAATATCGTGGTACTCTCGATAAAGGGAACCAGCGCTCAGGGTTTGCCAGGGTCTGGCGAAGATGAGACAACTGGAAACGACAAGATCAACGATAATTTGTTATTTTCGTGTTGTTGTGCAAGAGTGAGCTACCTGTGGACTACCGTGTGCGATTGCTATGTGAAGTCGTATATATGCGATGAGTCTTGCCTGGAAAAGGAACTGAGACGTAAGGATAGATTTTACTCTGCAGTCGTTGACATATACAAAGGCGTCCTCAAAGAATACCCCGATGCGGCCATATGGGTCACAGGCCACTCACTGGGAGGCGCATTGGCCAGTTTACTGGGCCGCACTTTTGGATTGCCTGCGGTCGCATTCGAGTCCCCTGGAGAGCTACTACCTTCAAAAAGACTTCACTTACCATTCCCACCGGGACTTCCCTCATACATGGAGGGTATCTGGCACTTCGGTCACAACGCAGACCCAATCTTCATGGGTACATGCAACGGAGCTAGTTCAAGTTGCTCACTGGTGGGCTACGCTATGGAAACCGCGTGCCACACTGGTAGAGTCTGTGTCTACGATGTGGTCAACGACAAGGGCTGGAGTGTAAACATGTTCAACCACAGAATCCACAAAGTCATTGACGAAGTTCTCCTTGGATACGAGCAGGCTGCCAAGTGCGTTGAACCAGAGCCCTGCGTAGATTGCTACAACTGGAAGTTTATTCCAAGCAGAGACTGGGAATCCTCATCGAGGCTCATTACCAAGACTAAAAGCCACGCTGCACCAACCACGACGACTCGCACCACTGCTACTACTACCTCTTCATCTACCTGTGTAGGCCGCAATTGGCTTGGCTTCTGCACCAAATACGAGTTGTAAGACCCATACATCTATTATGACCCTAGTGTTGTTTTAGGGCCTATGCgccctttttttcttccattgtCTGATAAATAATGTATCATTTTGACAACTTAAAGGTTCAGCTAAACGACACGAGAAGATATATTAATACTGCTTTAAAGTGAAAGGCGTCAGTCAGGTGCAATTAATAGGTCACATATTCTTTGCTTCAATTGCTCTCTAGCAAACTCACACACTCGTAGATTGGAAGACCGAAGAAAATAGATAGACTTTCGAATAAGTTCAGCAACAACATGTGGTTGAAATCCTTGCTGCTCTGCCTGTACTCCTTAGTACTCTGCCAAGTCCACGCTGCACCTTCATCAGGGAAGCAGATTACCTCCAAGGATGTTGATCTtcagaaaaaatatgagCCCAGTCCCCCCGCCACACATCGTGGAATAATCACTATCGAATACTTTGATCCCGTTTCGAAGTCGATGAAAGAGGCGGATCTGACTTTTGAGTTGTACGGTACTGTCGTGCCCAAAACTGTGAACAACTTTGCTATGCTGGCCCATGGTGTTAAGGCAGTTATCGAAGGGAAAGATCCCAATGATATACATACTTACTCGTACCGTAAGACCAAAATCAACAAGGTTTACCCTAACAAGTATATCCAGGGTGGTGTGGTTGCCCCAGATGTGGGTCCTTTCACCGTCTATGGGCCCAAATTTGATGACGAAAACTTTTACTTAAAACATGACAGGCCTGAAAGACTCGCAATGGCCTATTTTGGACCTGATTCTAACACCTCGGAATTCATCATCACCACTAAAGCCGATGGAAATGAGGAATTGGATGGCAAAAGTGTCGTGTTTGGTCAAATAACTTCTGGTCTAGATCAACTAATGGATGCTATTCAATACACAGAAACAGACGAATATGGAAAGCCTCAGCATGAATTACGGTTCCTGTATTTCGTTCTAGAAATCTTAAAAATTAGTAACATCTTAGATTTGCACGCTGCGTACACAGAAAAAGTCGAGAAGTTTAGAAATGGCGATGTGTCTGTTGGCTCCACTTTGGAAAACATCTTCCGTAACGATAAAGCCTACACACCTTTAACCACCTCCACTGGAACCACCGCCTATGATTTAAACCACCCAATTTCCAGAGCCTTGATGTGTTTAACTGTTCTTGGCCTTTGTTTCATTGCCTACAAGGGCATGCACGAAAAGCCTCATACGGTTTCATTAAGACACAAGTAAGCAACTTCTTTTCGATGGCTTGATGACCACATGGCTATGATTTtaattaatatatatacatgacaattatttttttatacaTTAGCGATACCTAAAATTTCTTGGTTAATACCCTTTTGACAGCCTCTACTGCATTGCCCttgataataatttttttcgattGCATCACCACAGACCATGATTTTTTGGGTATGAAAGGCAGTTGCTCCTGCAAGTCATTTCTTAGTTGAATTACATCTCCTTCAATCTTTCTGATCTCCGTGATAATCTTGTTACCTCCATTTTTATAAGCGGAATACACCGGTAGATTTCCGGTCCTGCTTCTCTCCACGTAGTAGGtctttttaccaaaattGTTGTTTCCTATGAGCTCATGCATCTTCACGTCTTCCAGCTTTGGAAATATTGGCGCCTCAGCAGCTTTATTTGAATTAGTGGATATACATCTTATCGTTTGGTATATCGAGGCAGTGGCAGGCCCTGGAAGGCATTTACCCCTACCAAAACATCTAGTAACACACGAACTGATCATAGTTTTGCTCACACGCTACCTTGGAGTAAGTTGCTTTAGGTAAACGGGcacttctttcaaaaggtTTTCCTTCTTGCTGGAGCTATACTGCTTATAGTACCATATTTTAAATTCATACCAAGCCATTCGTACGCGATGACCATTATAGATCGACCTTGCGACACCATCATATttaatattcaaaaagaaaaaaatgcagTTCTATATCACAgttatataatatttatatgtgCATGTATGTTACTTGTCTTTGCACATAACTCAATGCGTCCACAATCTTACCATCTTGTCTTTCCCACCACTACACACTCTTTTACCGTCGACACTCCAGTCGACGGTATAAACTTCGTCTTTATGACCAGGGAGGTCAACAGAAAGTTTTCTAGTTCTTACATCCCACACTTTCAACGTGGTATCTTTGGAACATGACACCAGTAGTCGGCAGTCCGATGACCACGCAACCTGGTATACGCTGGCTACATGCCCTCTAAATGTGGAGATAAACTTACCATCTCTACCGTCCCAAAGTTTGATAGAGTTATCAAAAGACGCTGAGACAATATACCTACCATCAGGGCTGAACGCCACATGATTGACTAATTTTTGGTGACCGGTCATTCTTGCTATAGGCTTGGTAGATTTTAGTGGGTTCCATAAAAACATGGTATAATCATCGCTTGCAGTAACCATCATTTCTTCTGAATTTCCATTCTTTTTacagattttttcataattttcCAATGCCTTTTTCTGGGCTTCTTCTGGTGTAGAAGGCTTCTTACCTGTATGATCGAATGCACCAATGCGCAATGCGTAATCTGTAGATAAAGATAAGTGATTAACCCAGTGCGCATGCGACTTCAAAATGTTGATACATCTGCCCTGCGAATTGATGTCCCATACACGTACGGTTCTATCGTGAGAGCCACTATACAATAGACCTTGGCCGCCCCATTTGACACAAGACACTGAATTTGTGTGACCACTCATCGTATACTGGCAAACTCTGCTCACAGTGTCCCAAATCTTAATAGTACCATCCTTAGAAGATGAAGCTAATCTTGGTTTGGAGCCCGGCTTCACAAGATGTATAGGTTCCCAACTTAAAGAAGTGATCCACTTGGAATGACCTCTGAGAGCATCACCTAGACACTGACCGCTTTTTGGGTCCCATAATCTTATGGTATTGTCCATGGATCCCGTAGCAATTACTTCTCCATCGGGGGACCAGGAAACGCAGAGAACCCAATTGTAGTGACCCTTTAGAGTATGCATTGGCGTTTGGGTGTCACAGTCCCAAATCCTTGCAGTATTATCACCTGCACCGGTTACCATCCTAGAACTCGTATGTGGTGCGAAGGCAGAACACAAAATTGTGGAACCGTGACCTGCAATGGCTGATGAACTTCTAGTTACCGGCTTGACTTTGAAAACTGCTCTTGGCGTATACAGTAGCGTGATCTGATCTTCTGTACTGTTATAGCCTGGttttattaatgaagaatatagGTTATCTGTTATATCAATCGTCTTCACAGGGTCACTGGCCTTCTTACCTTGAATTGTACAGCTGAAGGTATATGGCACTGGATCGTCTGAAGTACCGTTCAATTGATTTAAAAGTTCTTCTAACTGTTTCTCGGAGATAGCACCGGGAACTCTCAGGGCGCCACCTACATTGTCACCAGTATCTAAAGCTTGGAACTTGATTGAAACATTGGGTAAATCTTTCGGAATAATAGCTACTTCTCTGGGAAGTTGAgcctctttcttttgtttcttaGAAGGTGGAGGAATCAGGGTGGACATCTGTATATTGTGTTAGTGTGTGTTTATCGAGGTtacaaatataaaaatcTTGTGATATATGTCTTTTAAAGATACTCTTTTTGAAGCTCAtcgcattttttttttttttttcattttaaaatttttcaccgGTTTCTCGGGTAACAGCTCTAAATGAAATCTTGCCTTCATCACCATTATTGAATTACATTACATTATATATCGTAGTATATCATATTTTTAGACGTTGACCACTCTATGAGCTTAGGATAGGTACTTGATCTTTCTCTGAGTTGCCAAATGCTATTTCACGGATTTGTATCATCCAAGGGTCTATCAGTAGTTCCACAGCAGTAGCCCTCATAGTGGGGTCTTGAACCAAACACCTTTCCAAGAAGGCTCTTCCCGCTGCAGTCATTTCGTCTCTATTGGGTAGTTGCGGTATTCGACCTGCAGCAACGTGGTACATGATGGCCCATTCATTATCCAAGTTAGACCAAGGTCGTCTACCTGTGGCCATTTCTAGCACAACACATCCTAATGCCCATACATCGTCCGCTCCAAGTTTTCCCTTAACTGCCGAGCCTGAAATAGTCTCTGGAGCCATATACATCGGTGTCCCCATCATTTCATTGAGGGACTTTGTTTCTACTCCAAAATCTTGAACGGCTGCGTTCCGCACAGTTCTAGTCCTAGATCCTACAACGGTACGTGCCGTACCAAAATCCACATATTTTATGATTCCATTGAAATCCAGCAAGATATTCTCCGGTTTAATGTCGCGATGCACCACGCCAGATTGGTGCAAATATGCCAAACCTTCTAATAGTTCGAATGTGTACACTTGTGTTAccatttcatcttcaattcttccatGATCCAATAACGAGGCTAAAGAACCACCCTCACAGTATTCCATGAAGATGTTAACTTTATCGCGATGTACTTCGACACCATAGTACTGGACAATATTAGGATGGTTTAACATTTCCAATACGGTCATCTCTTCTTTAATCAGGGgaaaaatcttcttcattgttGTGGTATCGTGTATCTTTATTTCCTTAACAGCTAAGATTTCACCGTTTTCCAGATTAATTGCAGAGTATACCTGTCCAAATGTTCCACCGCCAAtgaagcttcttttttgccACC
The nucleotide sequence above comes from Saccharomyces cerevisiae S288C chromosome III, complete sequence. Encoded proteins:
- the ATG15 gene encoding triglyceride lipase ATG15 (Phospholipase B; hydrolyses phosphatidylserine; minor activity against cardiolipin and PtdEtn; required for lysis of autophagic and CVT bodies; targeted to the vacuole via the Pep1p-dependent endosomal VPS pathway; targeted to intravacuolar vesicles during autophagy by the MVB pathway; maintains lipid droplet quantity after the diauxic shift; regulates lipolysis; single membrane spanning protein with cytosolic N-term and the rest in the ER lumen; expression regulated by Yap1p during autophagy) is translated as MLHKSPSRKRFASPLHLGCILTLTVLCLIAYYFALPDYLSVGKSSSRGAMDQKSDGTFRLKSIYRHGVGANHRLHQRLEVTPEVISAAGMLYQETTTQGQDFEDQEPLWTTNAEYATTNPFDFEFELRRMPLLMKRMKERDPEFIESYIYGETYMTEEEEHAMWIDDDIVAPNITDRGTVVSLALMSSNAYVRIPQTGDWRNVTEPWNETEPEDFGWDGDGIRGHVFYNEVENIVVLSIKGTSAQGLPGSGEDETTGNDKINDNLLFSCCCARVSYLWTTVCDCYVKSYICDESCLEKELRRKDRFYSAVVDIYKGVLKEYPDAAIWVTGHSLGGALASLLGRTFGLPAVAFESPGELLPSKRLHLPFPPGLPSYMEGIWHFGHNADPIFMGTCNGASSSCSLVGYAMETACHTGRVCVYDVVNDKGWSVNMFNHRIHKVIDEVLLGYEQAAKCVEPEPCVDCYNWKFIPSRDWESSSRLITKTKSHAAPTTTTRTTATTTSSSTCVGRNWLGFCTKYEL
- the CPR4 gene encoding peptidylprolyl isomerase family protein CPR4 (Peptidyl-prolyl cis-trans isomerase (cyclophilin); catalyzes the cis-trans isomerization of peptide bonds N-terminal to proline residues; has a potential role in the secretory pathway; CPR4 has a paralog, CPR8, that arose from the whole genome duplication) — its product is MWLKSLLLCLYSLVLCQVHAAPSSGKQITSKDVDLQKKYEPSPPATHRGIITIEYFDPVSKSMKEADLTFELYGTVVPKTVNNFAMLAHGVKAVIEGKDPNDIHTYSYRKTKINKVYPNKYIQGGVVAPDVGPFTVYGPKFDDENFYLKHDRPERLAMAYFGPDSNTSEFIITTKADGNEELDGKSVVFGQITSGLDQLMDAIQYTETDEYGKPQHELRFLYFVLEILKISNILDLHAAYTEKVEKFRNGDVSVGSTLENIFRNDKAYTPLTTSTGTTAYDLNHPISRALMCLTVLGLCFIAYKGMHEKPHTVSLRHK
- the IMG2 gene encoding mitochondrial 54S ribosomal protein mL49 IMG2 (Mitochondrial ribosomal protein of the large subunit; conserved in metazoa, with similarity to human mitochondrial ribosomal protein MRPL49); protein product: MISSCVTRCFGRGKCLPGPATASIYQTIRCISTNSNKAAEAPIFPKLEDVKMHELIGNNNFGKKTYYVERSRTGNLPVYSAYKNGGNKIITEIRKIEGDVIQLRNDLQEQLPFIPKKSWSVVMQSKKIIIKGNAVEAVKRVLTKKF
- the RSA4 gene encoding Rsa4p (Ribosomal large subunit (60S) assembly factor; association of the N-terminal ubiquitin-like (UBL) domain of this preribosomal factor with the MIDAS domain in the Rea1p tail, promoted by the GTPase Nog2p, is required for the ATP-dependent dissociation of preribosomal factors including the Rix1p subcomplex, Rea1p, Nog2p and Rsa1p itself prior to nuclear export of pre-60S particles; contains WD-repeats and a UBL domain; localizes to the nucleolus) codes for the protein MSTLIPPPSKKQKKEAQLPREVAIIPKDLPNVSIKFQALDTGDNVGGALRVPGAISEKQLEELLNQLNGTSDDPVPYTFSCTIQGKKASDPVKTIDITDNLYSSLIKPGYNSTEDQITLLYTPRAVFKVKPVTRSSSAIAGHGSTILCSAFAPHTSSRMVTGAGDNTARIWDCDTQTPMHTLKGHYNWVLCVSWSPDGEVIATGSMDNTIRLWDPKSGQCLGDALRGHSKWITSLSWEPIHLVKPGSKPRLASSSKDGTIKIWDTVSRVCQYTMSGHTNSVSCVKWGGQGLLYSGSHDRTVRVWDINSQGRCINILKSHAHWVNHLSLSTDYALRIGAFDHTGKKPSTPEEAQKKALENYEKICKKNGNSEEMMVTASDDYTMFLWNPLKSTKPIARMTGHQKLVNHVAFSPDGRYIVSASFDNSIKLWDGRDGKFISTFRGHVASVYQVAWSSDCRLLVSCSKDTTLKVWDVRTRKLSVDLPGHKDEVYTVDWSVDGKRVCSGGKDKMVRLWTH